The following DNA comes from Phytohabitans rumicis.
CGATCGGTCCCGCGCACGCGGTGCCCGCGGCGGCTAGGCCGACCGCGGTGGCGATGAGCGCCAGGCGTACCCGCTCGACCGACACGCCGAGCGCGCGGGCGGTCTCGTCGCCCATCTCGAGGACCAGCGCCCGCCGCCCCAACATCAGTACGACCGGCATGAGCAGCGCCAGCGCCCCGCCAGCCACGGCGGCGTGGGCCCAGTCCCGGGCGTTGAGGCTTCCCATGATCCACAGTGCGGCCCGCTGGGCGTCGAAGATGTTGGCTCGGACCAGGAGGTACGTGCTGAGCGAGGTGAGCAGCGCCTGTACGGCCACCCCGATGATCACGAGGCGGTAGCCGTGCGTGCCCCGGCGGTACGCGAGCAGGTAGACGGCCGCCGCGGCGAGCGCCCCGCCGAGCACCGCGCCGAACGCGATCGACGCCAGCCCGGCGCCCGCCACGATGATCATGATGAGCGCCCCGGCGCTGGCGCCAGCCGTGAAGCCGATGACGTCCGGGCTGCCGAGCGGGTTGCGGGTCAGGCTCTGGAAGATCGCTCCGCTCGCGCCGAGCGCCGCACCCACGGCGAGCGCGGTCAGCACACGGGGCAGCCGCAGGTCCAGCACGATGTACTCGGTCGCCGGTGTGCCACCGCCGAACAGGGCACGCAGCACCCCGGCCGGCGAGAGCGGGTAGTCACCCGTACCCAGGGCGAGGATGCCCACGGCGGCGCAGAACGCCAGCAGCGCGGCGCCGACCGCGACGGACCTCACGTTTGAAGGTCTCACAGCGGGTGGTCTCATAGCCGCGGCAGCCTTCCCCGGCGGCGGACCAGCGCGATCAGCAGCGGCGCGCCGATCACCGCCGTCACCACGCCGACGCCGATCTCGCTGGGGCGGGCCACCAGCCGCCCCGCGATGTCCGAGACCAGCAGCAGGATCGGGGCCAGCACGAGGGAGTACGGCACGAGCCACCGGTAGTCCGGCCCGGTGATCATGCGGGCGAGGTACGGCACCATCAGCCCGACGAACGCGATCGGCCCGGCCGCGGCCGTCGCCGACCCGCAGAGCAGCGTGACGGCGACCGCCCCGAGCACCCGCGTCCGGTCCCGGTGTACGCCCAGCGCCTGGCCGGCCTCCTCGCCGAGCGCGAGCGCGTTGAGCGACGGCGTCAGGGCCAGGCCGATGATCACGCCGGCCGCGACGAACGGCAGTATGCCGGCGAGTACGTCGGGGTCGGTGCTGGCCAGCGATCCGGCCATCCAGTTGCGCCACCGGTCGAACGCGTTCGTGTCGGTGAGCAGGATCGCCCGGCCCACCCCGTGCAGCACGTACGTGAACGCGATGCCGGCCAGCACCAGGCGCACCGGGCTGGCGCCCTCCCGGCTGCGCGCGCTCACCGCGTACACCAGCGTCGCGCTGATCGCCGCGCCGGCGAAGGCGAACCAGACGTACGCCCAGGGGCTGGAAAGGCCCATCACGCCGACCGCCACGATCACGCCGAGCCCCGCGCCCTCGTTGATGCCGAGGATGCCCGGGTCGGCGAGCGGGTTGCGGGTCAGCGCCTGGATGAGCGTGCCGGCGAGGCCCAGCGCCGCGCCGACGACGAGGCCGAGCAGCGTACGGGGGACGCGCAGGTCCCGCACGATGACGTGGTCGTCGAGCCGGCCGTCGTAGTGGATGAGCGCGTCGAAGACCGTGCCGAGGGGGATCGACTTCGAGCCGACCGCGACCGAGAGCAGGGCGGTGGCGGCGAGCACCGCGACCGCGCCCGCCAACCCCCACGCCAGCCGGGGCCGGGAACGGGTGGCCGCTGCGGTCACCGTCACAAGATCACTCCTCGACAACGCGGTGTGGGTTAGCTTAGCCTCCCCTTATCTGGTGGGAGGCAACGGTGAACGGACTGAGTCGGCGGCGGCTCCTGATCGGCGGCGCGGGGCTCGTCGTGCTGGCCGGATGCGGAAACGACAGCGAAGCGGACGCGCCCAGCAGCGGTGGACCGTGGGAGTTCACCGACGACCGGGGCAAGAAGGCCACCCGCGACAGCCGGCCCGCCAAGATCGTGGCACAGATCAGCGCCGCGGCCACGCTGTGGGACTTCGGCCTGCGCCCGATCGGCACCTTCGGCGAGGAGAAGGGGTCGGACGTGCTCAAGGGCAACGTCGACCCGAGCACGGTCACCTGGGTCGGCCAGACCTGGGGCGACTTCAACATCGAAAAGCTGGCGGCGCTCGCGCCGGACCTGCTGGTCGCGCCGATGCAGGCCAAGGACCAGCTCTGGTACGTCCCGGAGGAGGCGGTCAGCAAGATCGAACCGCTGTGCCCCAGCGTCGGCATCAACCAGTTCGAGGTGCCCGTCGACAAGGTGATCGACCGGTTCGCCGAGCTGGCCGGGTCGCTCGGCGCGGACCTGTCGGCCCCGGCCGTCACCGGCGCGAAGGCGGACTTCGAGGCGGCCGGCAAGACGCTCGCCGGCGCCGCCAAGGCGCAGTCCGGCCTGCGGGTCGCGTTCGTCAGCGGCACCAAGGACAACCTCTACCTCGGCAACGCGAAGATCTTCTCCGACCTGGCGTACCTGCAGAATCAGGGTGTGAACTTCGTCCAGCCCACGGTGCCGGCGGACCAGCCGCACTGGGAGGTGCTCTCCTGGGAGCAGGCCGGCAAGTACCCCATCGACGTGCTCCTCTACGACTCCCGCAACCCGTCGTACTTCACGACCGACCTGGCCAAGTACCCCACGGTGGCCAAGCTCCCCGCGATCACCGCCAACCAGGCGGTCGCGTGGAACCCGGAGACCCCGTCGACCTGGGCCGCGTTCGCGCCGGCCCTGCGCGACCTGGCCGCCAAGCTGAGCGCCTTCAAGACCGTGGCGTGATGCAGGCGCTGCTCGATCGCTACAACGCGGCGGGGATCTTCCCCGCGGCGAGCCCGTCCGCGGCCGGCGACGGCTGGTACGCGCTGCCGGACCTCACCGGCGCCTCGCTGGCCGACCGGATGCGGATGTTCGTCGAGCTGTCCGGCTGCCCACCGGAGACCGCCGCGGCGCACCTGGCCGGCTGGACCACGGGCTCGTTCTCCCGGCTGCTCGTGTGGGCGTACCGCACCGAGCGGCGGGTGCCCCTGCTCACGGCCGCCGGCACCGCGCTGCACGGCAACCCGGGCGGCTGGTTCGACGGCGTGGCCGTGGACCGGCCGCAGCTCGCCGTGCTGCCCGGCGACCCGCTGGTGGGCGAGCCGGGCGTGCACCCGGTCGACAATCTCGCCGAGGCCCTCACCAGCACCGTGCGCACGCTCGCCGAACCGGTCGTCGACACCATCAAGGAGCAGTCCCGCCTCGGCCGGCGCACGATCTGGGCCCTGGTCGCGGACACCGTGCTGGGCGCCTTCCACGCCGACGAGCCGCCCGGCCCGTCGACCGCTCGGGCCGCCGCCGAG
Coding sequences within:
- a CDS encoding FecCD family ABC transporter permease is translated as MTVTAAATRSRPRLAWGLAGAVAVLAATALLSVAVGSKSIPLGTVFDALIHYDGRLDDHVIVRDLRVPRTLLGLVVGAALGLAGTLIQALTRNPLADPGILGINEGAGLGVIVAVGVMGLSSPWAYVWFAFAGAAISATLVYAVSARSREGASPVRLVLAGIAFTYVLHGVGRAILLTDTNAFDRWRNWMAGSLASTDPDVLAGILPFVAAGVIIGLALTPSLNALALGEEAGQALGVHRDRTRVLGAVAVTLLCGSATAAAGPIAFVGLMVPYLARMITGPDYRWLVPYSLVLAPILLLVSDIAGRLVARPSEIGVGVVTAVIGAPLLIALVRRRGRLPRL
- a CDS encoding FecCD family ABC transporter permease, coding for MRPPAVRPSNVRSVAVGAALLAFCAAVGILALGTGDYPLSPAGVLRALFGGGTPATEYIVLDLRLPRVLTALAVGAALGASGAIFQSLTRNPLGSPDVIGFTAGASAGALIMIIVAGAGLASIAFGAVLGGALAAAAVYLLAYRRGTHGYRLVIIGVAVQALLTSLSTYLLVRANIFDAQRAALWIMGSLNARDWAHAAVAGGALALLMPVVLMLGRRALVLEMGDETARALGVSVERVRLALIATAVGLAAAGTACAGPIAFVALAAPQLARRLTRATGPNVVPAAAMGAALLLASDLLAQRALPTTQLPVGVVTACLGGAYLIWLLGWRPRAT
- a CDS encoding ABC transporter substrate-binding protein, translated to MNGLSRRRLLIGGAGLVVLAGCGNDSEADAPSSGGPWEFTDDRGKKATRDSRPAKIVAQISAAATLWDFGLRPIGTFGEEKGSDVLKGNVDPSTVTWVGQTWGDFNIEKLAALAPDLLVAPMQAKDQLWYVPEEAVSKIEPLCPSVGINQFEVPVDKVIDRFAELAGSLGADLSAPAVTGAKADFEAAGKTLAGAAKAQSGLRVAFVSGTKDNLYLGNAKIFSDLAYLQNQGVNFVQPTVPADQPHWEVLSWEQAGKYPIDVLLYDSRNPSYFTTDLAKYPTVAKLPAITANQAVAWNPETPSTWAAFAPALRDLAAKLSAFKTVA